The Geotoga petraea region TATGTTGATCACGATACTGGGGAAACAATTCTTTCAGGCATGGGCGAATTACATCTTGAAATAATTGTAGATAGAATAAAAAGAGAACATAAAGTAGATGTTAAAGTTGGTCAACCACAAGTAGCTTACAAAGAAACTATAAAGCAAACCGCAGATGTTGAGACTAAATATATAAGACAATCTGGTGGTAAAGGTCAATACGGACATGTAAAAATCAAAATTGAACCTTTAGTTACTGAAGAAGAGAAAACCTTTGAATTTGTAGATAAAATAGTTGGTGGAGTTATTCCTAAGGAATACATCCCAGCAGTTGAAAATGGAATTAAAGAAGCAATGCAAACTGGTGTATTAGCAGGATATCCAATGGTTAATATTAAGGCTACACTTTATGATGGTTCATACCATGAAGTTGACTCTTCAGAAATGGCGTTTAAAATAGCTGGTTCTATGGCTTTTAAAGATGCTGCTAAAAAAGCAAAACCAGTTTTATTAGAACCAGTTATGAAAGTAGATGTTACCACTCCTGAAGAATATATGGGAGATATTATAGCTGATTTAAATTCAAGAAGAGGTAGAATTGATGGATTCGATAATGTTAGTGGTTCAAACACCAGAATAGTTCATGCTATTGTTCCATTATCTGAATTATTTGGATATGCTACAGCCATGAGATCTTTATCTCAAGGAAGAGCTACCAACTCAATTCAATTTGCAAGATACGAAGAAGTTCCAGCTAATGTCGCTGAAAAAATTATTAATAAAGACTAATCAGCTTGAAGTCTATATAAAAATAATGTATAATTTGTGATGATGTAAAATTTTTTATTAAATATAAGGAGGGAATCCTAGAATGGCAAAAGAAAAATTTGTAAGAGACAAAGTCCATATGAACATTGGTACAATTGGACATATTGACCACGGTAAAACAACATTAACAGCAGCTATAACAAAAAGCTTATCTTTAAAAGGTGGAGCTGATTTTACTCCATTTGACATGATCGATAAGGCTCCTGAGGAAAGATCAAGAGGTATTACTATCAACGTTACTCACGTTGAATATCAAACAGAAAAAAGACATTATGCACATATAGACTGTCCAGGACATGCTGACTATATCAAAAACATGATTACAGGTGCAGCTCAGATGGATGGTGCTATATTAGTTGTTGCAGCAACTGACGGTGTAATGCCACAAACAAGAGAGCACGTTCTTTTGGCAAGACAAGTTAACGTACCTGCTATAGCAGTGTTTATCAATAAAGTGGATATGGTTGAAGATGAAGAATTAATTGAATTAGTAGAAATGGAAGTTAGAGAATTATTATCAAGCTATGAATTCCCAGGTGACGATGTTCCAGTAATTAAAGGTTCAGCTTTAAAAGCATTAGAAGAGCCAGATGATGTAGACGAATGGAAATCACATATTTATGAATTAATGGATGCAGTAGACGATTACTTCCCAGAACCAGAAAGAGCTGCAGATCAACCATTCTTAATGCCAATAGAAGATATTTTCACAATAACAGGTAGAGGAACAGTAGTTACAGGAAGAATTGAAAGAGGTAAAATACACACTGGAGATGAAATTGAACTTATAGGTGTAGGTAAAGAAATTTCTAAAACAGTTTGTACTGGTGTAGAAATGTTCAGAAAAGAATTAGACGAAGGTACAGCTGGAGATAACGTTGGTATACTTTTAAGAGGTAAAGGAAAAGATGACGTTAAAAGAGGACAAGTCTTGGCAAAACCAGGCTCAATTACTCCTCATAAAAAATTTAAAGCCGAAGTTTACGTTTTAAAGAAAGAAGAAGGCGGAAGACATACTCCATTCACAAAAGGATATAGACCACAGTTTTATATCAGAACAGCGGATGTTACTGGTACATTAATTGATTTTGATGGTGGAGCAGAAATGGTAATGCCTGGAGACAACATAACAATGACAATTGAATTAATCTACCCAGTTGCTCTTGAAAACAACATGAGATTTGCTATAAGAGAAGGCGGAAGAACTGTTGGTGCTGGTGTTGTTACAGAAATAATAGAGTAATAAAACAGAATTGAAATAATTTAAAGTTAAAATAATTAAGGATTCCGGGGAGCGGATAGCTCCCCTTATTATTGCAAAAAGGAGGCATAGAATACCGTATGGGTAAAAAATTTATAAAAATTAGATTGAAAGCTTATGATCATAGATTGTTGGATGATTCTTCTAAAAAAATAATCGATGCAGTAAAAGATTCAGACGTAAAATTATCTGGACCTATTCCATTACCAGTAGAAAAAAGTGTTTATTCAGTAATCAGATCACCACATAAATATTCATACTCAATGGAACAATTTGAAAAAAGAGTTCATAAAAGAGTTATTTACATATATGATGCTTCATCTGAAACTGTTACAAAATTATTGAAAGTTAAATTACCAGCAGGTGTTGCAGTAGATATAAAAGCGTAATAAAATTTAATAGATCGGGCTCTGGAGGTGTAATTAATGAAAGGTATTTTAGGAAAAAAAGTAGGTATGACTAGAGTGTATAAAGACGGAAAGGCTATCCCGGTCACAGTTATAAAAGCTGGACCTTGTTTTGTCGTTCAAAAGAAAAATGTTGACAACGATGGATATAATGCTATTCAAATTGGTTTTGAAGAAATTCCTGAAAGAAAAGTAAAAAAACCTCTCGCAGGACATTTCAAAAAAGCAGAAGTTAAACCAATGAGGCACTTACACGAAATTAAAGTTGAAAACATTGACGATTATGAAATTGGACAAGAAATTAAGGTTGATCTTTTTGAAGAAGGTGACAAAATTGATGTTATTGGTACTTCAAAAGGAAAGGGAACAGCTGGTCATATAAAAAGATGGAATTTTAGTGGAGGAGAAAAAACTCACGGGTCTAAATTTCATAGAGCATTAGGATCAACTGGTAACGCATCATATCCTGCAAGAGTATTCAAAGGTAAAAAGATGGCAGGACAATACGGTAATGCAAAAACAACAGTTCTAAATTCAGAAGTTGTATATTTAGATGTAGAAAATGATATAATAGCGATCAAAGGTGGAGTTCCAGGAGCGAAGGGCGGATTAGTGTTTGTAAGAAACGCTGTTAAAGTTAAAAAATAATAAACGCCCGAAAACGTGATAAGGAGGTAAGATGTATGGCTAAAGTTGATATATTGAATACAAAAGGCCAAAATGTTGAAACTTTAGAATTGAATGACAATATCTTTTCATTAGAGCCTCACAAAGATCTAATGTACAGATACTTGGACATGCAATTAACAAACAGTAGAGCAGGAACCGCTTCTACTAAGACAAGGTCTGAAGTAAGAGGTGGAGGAAGAAAGCCTTGGGCCCAAAAACATACTGGTAGGGCAAGAGCTGGATCAATAAGATCTCCTTTATTCAGAAAAGGTGGAGTTATTTTTGGTCCAAAACCAAGAGATTTTAACAAAAAACTAAACAAAAAGATGAAAAGATTAGCTCTTAAATCAGCATTAAGTTTAAGACTAAGTGAAGGGAACATGATCATTTTAGATGATATCAGTTTTGATACACCAAAAACAAAATCAATGAAAGAAGTTTTGTCTGCATTAGATTTAACAAGTAAAAAAGTACTAATGCTTTTACCTTATAAAGAAGAAAAATATGAAAATGTTAAATTATCTGCTAAGAATATCTCTAAAATAAAGGTAATTATTGCTGATAATCCTAATCAAGGTAAAACAAATGTCGATGGTTTAAACCTTTTTGATTTAATTAACAATGAAAAAATCATTCTTACTAAAGATATGGTTAAGAAAATTGAGGAGGTGCTCGTCTAATGGAAAAAACAAGAGCATATGATATAATTATAAAACCTATCCTCACAGAAAAAAGCTATATGATGATGCAAGAAAATAAATACACATTTAAAGTAGCAAAAGATGCAAATAAATTAGAAATAAGAGAAGCAATTGAATTATTATTTAATGTTAAAGTTGTTGACGTGAAAACTATGAACTATAAACCAAAACCTAAGAGATTGGGTAGAAGTGAAGGTTATAGAAGTAGTTGGAAAAAAGCAATAATAAAACTTGCGGATGGCTATGTAATTAGAGAATTACAAGGCAACATGTAATGAGAGGTGATAAATAATGGCTCTTAAGAAGTTTAAACCATCAACTCCTTCTAGAAGATTTATGGTGATGGTAGATCAATCCGACTTAAGTAAAAAAGGACCAGAGAAATCTCTATTGGCTCCTCTTAAAAAATCTTCCGGTAGAAACAATTACGGTAGAGTAACTATGAGACATAGAGGTGGAGGTCATAAAAGAAGATATAGAATAATTGACTTTAAAAGAAATAAAGTTGATGTTCCTGCAAAGGTAGTTTCTATTGAATATGATCCAAACAGAAGTGCAAGAATTGCATTGTTATATTACATTGATGGCGATAAAAAATATATTTTAGCACCAAAAGGATTAAAAGTTGGATCAACAGTAATGAATGGCCCAAATGCAGAAATCAAACCTGGTAATGCGATGCCGTTAGAAAATATTCCTTTAGGTTCTATCATACACAACGTTGAGTTTGAACCTGGAAGAGGCGGAAAAATAGCAAAATCTGCTGGGACTTATGCTCAGTTAATGGCAAAAGAAGGTAAATATGCATTATTAAGAATGCCATCAGGAGAACTACGAAGAGTAAGAACTACTTGTATTGCTACATTAGGGATGGTGGGAAATGAAGACCACATAAACGAAGTAGACGGTAAAGCAGGTAGAAAAAGATGGAAAGGTTGGAAATCTAAAGTTAGAGGTATGGTTCAAAACCCAGTTGATCATCCAATGGGTGGTGGTGAAGGAGCTTCAAAAGGACATCTTCCAAGATCACCATGGGGAACACCATCAAAAGGATTTAAAACAAGAAGAGGAAAAAAACAAAGTGATAAATTTATAGTAAGAAGAAGAAAAGGTAAATAAGGGGGTGTAATGAGTGAGTAGATCATTGAAAAAGGGACCATATATACATAAAAGTCTCATAAAGAAAATAAGTTCAATGAACGAAAAAGGCGAAAAAAAAGTAATAAAAACATGGTCAAGAGCATCAATGATAATCCCTGAAATGGTAGGACATACAATAGCTGTTCATAATGGAATGAAACATATTCCAGTTTATATAAGTGAACAGATGATCGGACATAGATTAGGTGAATTTGCTCCAACTAGAAGATTTGGGGGTCACGTAGACAAAAAAGCAGCTAAAGGAAAGATGAAGTGAGGAGGTAATTCAAATGGCTTCTAATGTTTCAAGAGTTAAAGACGGAAAAAGATTAAAAAGATCCGTTTATCATAAATTGAGAAAAGAAGAAGAAGCAGCAAAACCAAAGGTTGAAGCAAAAGCAGTTGCAAAGTACATAAGAATGTCGCCAAGTAAAGGTAGATCAACTGCAAATGCAATAAGAGGAAAAGATGTTTCAGAAGCACTTCAAATATTAATGTTCAGTCCTAAAAAAGCGGCCAGAATAATATATAAAGTTTTAATGAGTGCTATTGCTAACGCTGAAAACAACTTTGGTTTGAAAGCAGAAAACTTAATCGTATCTGAAATAATGATAAATGAAGGTCCAAGAATGAAAAGACTATGGGCCAGAGGAAGAGGAAGAGCCGATATTTTACAGAAGAGAATGTCTCATATACAAATTACAGTTAGGGATAAAAACGCTGAAGAATAATAAGCGAGGTGAAATTTGTGGGTTCAAAAGTACATCCATACGGGTTCAGAGTAGGTGTTTCCAAAGAATGGAAGTCAGTTTGGTTCAGTGAAAAGAACTATGATGAATACCTAAGTGAAGATAGACAAATTAGAGATCACATATATAAAAAATATGAAAGAGCAGGAATCGCTGATGTTATTATTCAAAGACCTGGTGATTCTTTAGTAAAAATAGATATACATGCTTCAAGAGTAGGCATGGTTATTGGTAAAAAAGGTTCTGAAATTAAAGCACTTAGGGAAGAATTAAGCAAGATGATAAACAACAGGGCAATAAAAGTCTATGTTGAAGAAGTAAAAGTGCCTTACACATCTTCACAATTAGTAGCTGAAGATGTAGCTGGACAGCTTTTAAGAAGAGTTTCTCATAAAGTAGCTATGAAAAGAGCTATATCTAATGCTATGAGAAGAGGAGTAAAAGGAATCAAAATAATGGTTTCAGGAAGATTAGGTGGAGCAGATATTGCTAGAACTGAATGGTATATGGAAGGAAGACTACCTTTACAAACTTTAAGATCCGATATAGATTACACATCAAAAGAAGCTCAAACAAAGTATGGAACCATTGGAATAAAAGTGTGGATCTATAAAGGTGACACACACTTATGAACCAAAGGAGGTAAATAAGCAATGTTAATGCCAAAAAGAGTTAAATATAGAAGAGTTCATAGAGGAAACAACACCGGTATGACAAAAGGTGGAAGCTTAGTTCATTTTGGTGAATATGGGTTAAAAGCTTTAGAAGGGCAATGGATAACAGCTCAGCAAATTGAAGCATGCAGATTAGCTATGGTAAGAACTTTAAAAAGAAATGGAAAAATATGGATTAGAATATTCCCTGATAAATCAATTACTTCCAAAGGAATTGGTACAAGGCAAGGTAAAGGTAAGGGAGATGTAGAAGGTTGGGTTGCAGTAGTAAAACCAGGTAAAGTTCTTTTTGAAGTTGGGGGTGTAGACTCAGCAACAGCTAAAAGAGCACTTCATTATGCAGCAACAAAACTCCCAATAAGAACCAAGATTGTGCCCAGATATAAAATAGGGGGTGAAAAGTTATGAAGGTAGCTGAGTTAAGAAACTTAACAGATGTTGAATTAACCCAAAAATTTGAAGATACAAAAAAGAAATTATTCGAATTAAGATTTCAAGCAGAAATGGGTCAACTAACAAATACATCTTCTATTAAGGAAGTAAGAAGAGATATAGCAAGGATAAAGACGATTTTAAGAGAAAGGGAATTGGGCATAAGGAGGTAATGTGCAATGCCAAAGAAAAAAATAGTTGGAAAAGTAATCAGCGATAAAATGGATAAATCTATAACTGTAGAAGTTAAAGATTTGGTAAAGCATCCTGTTTATAAAAAAACAATTAGAAGAACCAAAAAGTACCATGCACATGATGAAAATAATGAAGCAAGCATTGGAGATATAGTTCAAATTCAAGAATCCAGACCATACTCAAAATTAAAAAGATTTGAATTAATAAAGATTGTTAAAAAATCAATCTTTGGAGAAGAAGAGGAAACACCCGAGTCTGTGGATGAAATTCTCGGAGGTGAAAGCTAATGGTTCAAGTAGAGACAAAGTTAAGAGTAGCTGATAACTCTGGAGCAAAGGTTATAAAAGTTATTAGAGTTTTAGGTGGGTTTCACAAAGCTACAGGATCATTAGGAGAAATAATTGTTGCTGCAGTTCAAGAAGCTATTCCACATGCTGATATAAAAAAAGGTCAAGTGGTAAAAGCTGTAATAATTAGAACCAGTAAAGAAGTAAGAAGAAAAGACGGATCATACATTAGGTTTGATGATAATGCTGCTGTATTGATTGATAAAAACAACTTACCAATTGGTACAAGAGTTTTCGGACCCGTTGCAAGAGAAATAAGAGATGCAGGTTACACAAAAATAGCATCACTTGCAAAAGAAGTTTGGTGACGAGGTGGTGAATTCAATGAGGATAAAAAAAGATGATACTGTGCAAGTTATATCTGGAAAAGATAAAGGTAAAAAAGGTAAAGTTTTAAGAGTTATACCAAAAGCGGAATCGGTTATTGTTGATAATGTTAATGTTGTAAAAAAACATCAAAGGCCAACTCAACAAATGAGAGAAGGCGGCATTATAGAGCAACCTTCCCCAATTCATGTTTCAAAAGTCCAAGTAGTATGTCCAAGTTGTGGTAAAAAGACAAGAGTTGGATATGAAACATTGGATGACGGTAAAAAAGCAAGATACTGTAAGAAATGTGAAGAAATAATCGATAAAGTGTAATTGAGGAGGAAATAAAATGGCTGAATATATCCCACTCAAAGACAGGTACAAAGAACAAGTTGTTCCTGATTTGATGAAGAAATTTCAATATAAAAATTTAATGCAAGTACCTGAAATTGTAAAAATAGTTGTTAACATGGGTATATCAGAAGGTGCAAGAAATAAAGGTGTTCCTGAAAAACATGCGCAAGAATTATCAACTATAGTTGGACAAAAGGCAGTAGTAACAAAAGCAAGAAAATCTGTTGCTAATTTCAAACTAAGAGAAGGAATGCCAATTGGTGCAAAAGTCACTTTAAGAGGGTTAAATAAATACAATTTCTTATACAAACTAATTAATATTGTATTACCTAAATTAAGAGACTTTAGAGGATTACCTTCTGATTCATTTGATGGAAGAGGAAATTATACATTTGGTCTAAGTGAACAAGTGGTTTTCCCAGAAATAAGACATGATGATGTGAATAGAATTCAGGGAATGGATATCACAATAGTTACATCTGCTAATTCAGACGAAGAAGCAAGGGAACTTTTAGCAGGCTTTGGATTCCCATTCAAAAAACAGTGATTGGAGGGATTTTTTAAATGGCTAGAAAGGCGTTAATAGAAAAATGGAAAAAACAGCCTAAATATAAAACAAGAAAATACTCAAGATGTAAAGTTTGTGGAAGACCAAGAGGTGTAATAAGAGAATTTGGTCTATGTAGAATATGTTTCAGAAAAATGGCATTAGAAGGTAAACTTCCTGGTGTCAAAAAGGCTAGCTGGTAAGGAGGGAAACGTTAATGTGGTCTGATCCCATAGCAGATATGCTAACAAGAATCAGAAACTCAAATTCAGTTTTTAAAGAAAGTGTTGAGATTCCTGCATCTAATATGAAAAAATCAATTCTTGATATATTAAAAAGAGAAGGATACATTACTGATTATAAATTTATTGAAGATGGTAAACAAGGAGTACTCAAAGTAAATTTGAAATACAAAGGTGAAAGAAGAAATAAAGAAAAAGTAATAGATGGCATATTAAGAGTGTCAAAAGCTGGTAGAAGAGTATATGTAAAATCAGATGAAATCCCATCAGTAAAAGGCGGCTTAGGTATAGCTATAATTTCAACTTCTAAAGGAATAATTACAGATAAAGAAGCCAGAGATTATAAAGTTGGTGGAGAGGTAATCTGTTATGTTTGGTAAGGAGGTGTTTTAATAATGTCTAGAATTGCAGATAAACCAACAACTATCCCTAATGGTGTTGATATCAAAAAAGAAGGTATGAGCATCATAGTAAAAGGGAAAAATGGCGAACTAAAGATTGATTTAGACGAACAATTTGATATTGAAATAAATGAAAATGAATTAATGGTTGTTTCAAAATCATCAGAAAGCAAAAGAAAATCAAACATGAAAAAACAAACAGCTTTAAGAGGAACTTATACATCAATAATCAGAAACATGATAAAAGGTGTAACAGAAGGGTTTGAAAAAAACTTAGAAATATTAGGAATTGGATATAGAGCACAAATGCAAGGTAATAAATTAATATTAAACCTTGGGTATTCTCATCCAATTGAAATAACACCTCCAGAGGGAATAACTATTGAAGTTCCACAGCCAAATAAAGTTAACATAAAAGGCATAGATAAACATGCAGTTGGTCAAGTTGCAGCAAAAATAAGAAAAATAAGAGAACCTAATGCATATTCTGGTAAAGGTGTCAAATACTTAGATGAAGTGATAATCAAGAAAGAAGGTAAAAAGGTTTAATAGTTAAAGGAGGGCTGTAAAAGAGATGATAAAAAAAGCCAATAAAAAAGCTCTTAGAAATAAAAGAAGAACAAAAATTAGAAAAGTTCTAAGGGGCACTGCTGAAAGACCAAGAATGGTTGTTAATAAATCGGAAAAACATATTTATGCTCAAATTATCAATGATGAAGAAGGTAAAACTTTAGTATCAGCTTCAACTTTAGACAAAGAGTTAAAAGATAGTTTGGAAAAAACATGGAATATTGACGCTGCTAAAAAAGTTGGAGAATTAATAGGTAAAAGAGCAAAAGAAAAAGGAATATCAAAAATTGCTTTTGATAGAGCTGGATATAAATATCATGGAAGAATAAAAGCCCTTGCGGATTCAGCCCGTGAATCAGGGCTAGAGTTTTAGGGAGGTGCGGAAAACACATGGCTAAAGATAAAAATATTAAAGCTACTGATGTTGCTCAGGAATTTGAAGAAAGAATTATAGAGATCAGGAGAGTTACCAAAGTAACCACTGGTGGTAAAACTATATCTTTTAGAGCTGTATCAGTTGTAGGAAATAAAAAAGGTAAAGTAGGAGTTGGAATTGGGAATGCAAGAGAAGTTCCTCAAGCAATTAGAAAATCAATTGACGATGCAAAAACCAATTTAACAGAAATACCAGTTAAAAATTCTACAATTCCATTTCAGGTAATGGGAGTTCAAGATGCTTCAAAAATATTGTTAATTCCAGCTGC contains the following coding sequences:
- the tuf gene encoding elongation factor Tu, translating into MAKEKFVRDKVHMNIGTIGHIDHGKTTLTAAITKSLSLKGGADFTPFDMIDKAPEERSRGITINVTHVEYQTEKRHYAHIDCPGHADYIKNMITGAAQMDGAILVVAATDGVMPQTREHVLLARQVNVPAIAVFINKVDMVEDEELIELVEMEVRELLSSYEFPGDDVPVIKGSALKALEEPDDVDEWKSHIYELMDAVDDYFPEPERAADQPFLMPIEDIFTITGRGTVVTGRIERGKIHTGDEIELIGVGKEISKTVCTGVEMFRKELDEGTAGDNVGILLRGKGKDDVKRGQVLAKPGSITPHKKFKAEVYVLKKEEGGRHTPFTKGYRPQFYIRTADVTGTLIDFDGGAEMVMPGDNITMTIELIYPVALENNMRFAIREGGRTVGAGVVTEIIE
- the rpsJ gene encoding 30S ribosomal protein S10; the encoded protein is MGKKFIKIRLKAYDHRLLDDSSKKIIDAVKDSDVKLSGPIPLPVEKSVYSVIRSPHKYSYSMEQFEKRVHKRVIYIYDASSETVTKLLKVKLPAGVAVDIKA
- the rplC gene encoding 50S ribosomal protein L3 translates to MKGILGKKVGMTRVYKDGKAIPVTVIKAGPCFVVQKKNVDNDGYNAIQIGFEEIPERKVKKPLAGHFKKAEVKPMRHLHEIKVENIDDYEIGQEIKVDLFEEGDKIDVIGTSKGKGTAGHIKRWNFSGGEKTHGSKFHRALGSTGNASYPARVFKGKKMAGQYGNAKTTVLNSEVVYLDVENDIIAIKGGVPGAKGGLVFVRNAVKVKK
- the rplD gene encoding 50S ribosomal protein L4 gives rise to the protein MAKVDILNTKGQNVETLELNDNIFSLEPHKDLMYRYLDMQLTNSRAGTASTKTRSEVRGGGRKPWAQKHTGRARAGSIRSPLFRKGGVIFGPKPRDFNKKLNKKMKRLALKSALSLRLSEGNMIILDDISFDTPKTKSMKEVLSALDLTSKKVLMLLPYKEEKYENVKLSAKNISKIKVIIADNPNQGKTNVDGLNLFDLINNEKIILTKDMVKKIEEVLV
- the rplW gene encoding 50S ribosomal protein L23 codes for the protein MEKTRAYDIIIKPILTEKSYMMMQENKYTFKVAKDANKLEIREAIELLFNVKVVDVKTMNYKPKPKRLGRSEGYRSSWKKAIIKLADGYVIRELQGNM
- the rplB gene encoding 50S ribosomal protein L2; protein product: MALKKFKPSTPSRRFMVMVDQSDLSKKGPEKSLLAPLKKSSGRNNYGRVTMRHRGGGHKRRYRIIDFKRNKVDVPAKVVSIEYDPNRSARIALLYYIDGDKKYILAPKGLKVGSTVMNGPNAEIKPGNAMPLENIPLGSIIHNVEFEPGRGGKIAKSAGTYAQLMAKEGKYALLRMPSGELRRVRTTCIATLGMVGNEDHINEVDGKAGRKRWKGWKSKVRGMVQNPVDHPMGGGEGASKGHLPRSPWGTPSKGFKTRRGKKQSDKFIVRRRKGK
- the rpsS gene encoding 30S ribosomal protein S19, with product MSRSLKKGPYIHKSLIKKISSMNEKGEKKVIKTWSRASMIIPEMVGHTIAVHNGMKHIPVYISEQMIGHRLGEFAPTRRFGGHVDKKAAKGKMK
- the rplV gene encoding 50S ribosomal protein L22, with the protein product MASNVSRVKDGKRLKRSVYHKLRKEEEAAKPKVEAKAVAKYIRMSPSKGRSTANAIRGKDVSEALQILMFSPKKAARIIYKVLMSAIANAENNFGLKAENLIVSEIMINEGPRMKRLWARGRGRADILQKRMSHIQITVRDKNAEE
- the rpsC gene encoding 30S ribosomal protein S3, whose product is MGSKVHPYGFRVGVSKEWKSVWFSEKNYDEYLSEDRQIRDHIYKKYERAGIADVIIQRPGDSLVKIDIHASRVGMVIGKKGSEIKALREELSKMINNRAIKVYVEEVKVPYTSSQLVAEDVAGQLLRRVSHKVAMKRAISNAMRRGVKGIKIMVSGRLGGADIARTEWYMEGRLPLQTLRSDIDYTSKEAQTKYGTIGIKVWIYKGDTHL
- the rplP gene encoding 50S ribosomal protein L16, which encodes MLMPKRVKYRRVHRGNNTGMTKGGSLVHFGEYGLKALEGQWITAQQIEACRLAMVRTLKRNGKIWIRIFPDKSITSKGIGTRQGKGKGDVEGWVAVVKPGKVLFEVGGVDSATAKRALHYAATKLPIRTKIVPRYKIGGEKL
- the rpmC gene encoding 50S ribosomal protein L29 — its product is MKVAELRNLTDVELTQKFEDTKKKLFELRFQAEMGQLTNTSSIKEVRRDIARIKTILRERELGIRR
- the rpsQ gene encoding 30S ribosomal protein S17 → MPKKKIVGKVISDKMDKSITVEVKDLVKHPVYKKTIRRTKKYHAHDENNEASIGDIVQIQESRPYSKLKRFELIKIVKKSIFGEEEETPESVDEILGGES
- the rplN gene encoding 50S ribosomal protein L14, with protein sequence MVQVETKLRVADNSGAKVIKVIRVLGGFHKATGSLGEIIVAAVQEAIPHADIKKGQVVKAVIIRTSKEVRRKDGSYIRFDDNAAVLIDKNNLPIGTRVFGPVAREIRDAGYTKIASLAKEVW
- the rplX gene encoding 50S ribosomal protein L24, coding for MRIKKDDTVQVISGKDKGKKGKVLRVIPKAESVIVDNVNVVKKHQRPTQQMREGGIIEQPSPIHVSKVQVVCPSCGKKTRVGYETLDDGKKARYCKKCEEIIDKV
- the rplE gene encoding 50S ribosomal protein L5, whose translation is MAEYIPLKDRYKEQVVPDLMKKFQYKNLMQVPEIVKIVVNMGISEGARNKGVPEKHAQELSTIVGQKAVVTKARKSVANFKLREGMPIGAKVTLRGLNKYNFLYKLINIVLPKLRDFRGLPSDSFDGRGNYTFGLSEQVVFPEIRHDDVNRIQGMDITIVTSANSDEEARELLAGFGFPFKKQ
- a CDS encoding type Z 30S ribosomal protein S14, whose protein sequence is MARKALIEKWKKQPKYKTRKYSRCKVCGRPRGVIREFGLCRICFRKMALEGKLPGVKKASW
- the rpsH gene encoding 30S ribosomal protein S8 codes for the protein MWSDPIADMLTRIRNSNSVFKESVEIPASNMKKSILDILKREGYITDYKFIEDGKQGVLKVNLKYKGERRNKEKVIDGILRVSKAGRRVYVKSDEIPSVKGGLGIAIISTSKGIITDKEARDYKVGGEVICYVW
- the rplF gene encoding 50S ribosomal protein L6 — protein: MSRIADKPTTIPNGVDIKKEGMSIIVKGKNGELKIDLDEQFDIEINENELMVVSKSSESKRKSNMKKQTALRGTYTSIIRNMIKGVTEGFEKNLEILGIGYRAQMQGNKLILNLGYSHPIEITPPEGITIEVPQPNKVNIKGIDKHAVGQVAAKIRKIREPNAYSGKGVKYLDEVIIKKEGKKV
- the rplR gene encoding 50S ribosomal protein L18 is translated as MIKKANKKALRNKRRTKIRKVLRGTAERPRMVVNKSEKHIYAQIINDEEGKTLVSASTLDKELKDSLEKTWNIDAAKKVGELIGKRAKEKGISKIAFDRAGYKYHGRIKALADSARESGLEF
- the rpsE gene encoding 30S ribosomal protein S5, which encodes MAKDKNIKATDVAQEFEERIIEIRRVTKVTTGGKTISFRAVSVVGNKKGKVGVGIGNAREVPQAIRKSIDDAKTNLTEIPVKNSTIPFQVMGVQDASKILLIPAAPGTGIIASAPVRAVVELAGVHNILTKALGSTTILNLAQATLNGLKELKSIEKIAELRDISVKQVIHGAHGEV